Proteins co-encoded in one Quercus robur chromosome 8, dhQueRobu3.1, whole genome shotgun sequence genomic window:
- the LOC126696102 gene encoding uncharacterized protein LOC126696102 isoform X1, translating into MEIQAARRRINLIAAHFSPTDDISVTNVLPMNCSSSLNSVLRRCDNRMFFARQGSVSQANFMRQATIEENCSSEQATIEENCNSSLNSVIQRCDNRMFFARQGSVSQANFMRQATTKEINPAESGLPLKPSGYKGSYNDSEAPLFSRPVKKEPDFANVAQPVVQGCMLTVPEPPKFAGPGKRTSGGKKLHSKKKIHTSESNGIEWSPRMDVAESGCNYVVTVEIPGVNRHDIRVEIDDQKLTVQGRRSTQYWKVSGFSNDSISAYHKQEILQGPYQVVWPLPANVNKDSVSAEFLDGFLQIIIPKI; encoded by the exons ATGGAGATCCAAGCGGCCAGACGAAGAATCAACTTGATTGCAGCTCACTTCTCACCTACTGATGATATCTCTGTCACCAATGTCCTCCCAATG AACTGCAGTAGCAGTTTAAACTCTGTGCTCCGGAGGTGTGATAACAGGATGTTTTTTGCAAGGCAAGGATCTGTTTCTCAAGCTAATTTCATGAGGCAGGCTACCATTGAAGAG AACTGCAGTAGTGAGCAGGCTACCATTGAAGAG AACTGCAATAGCAGTTTAAACTCTGTGATCCAAAGGTGTGATAATAGGATGTTTTTTGCAAGGCAAGGATCTGTTTCTCAAGCTAATTTTATGAGGCAGGCTACTACTAAAGAG ATCAATCCAGCTGAGTCTGGTTTGCCTCTCAAACCCTCTGGTTATAAGGGATCTTATAATGATTCTGAGGCACCATTATTCTCTAGACCTGTGAAGAAAGAACCAGACTTTGCAAATGTTGCCCAACCTGTGGTGCAAGGTTGCATGTTAACCGTGCCTGAGCCTCCTAAGTTTGCTGGACCAGGCAAAAGAACCAGTGGAGGTAAGAAATTGCATTCCAAGAAGAAAATACACACCTCTGAATCTAATG GAATTGAGTGGTCTCCCAGGATGGATGTTGCAGAATCAGGATGCAATTATGTTGTGACAGTGGAAATTCCAGGCGTCAATCGCCATGACATTAGAGTGGAGATTGATGACCAGAA ATTAACTGTACAGGGTAGACGCTCAACCCAGTACTGGAAAGTGTCAGGTTTTTCAAATGATTCAATCTCTGCATATCACAAACAAGAGATTTTACAAGGACCATACCAGGTAGTATGGCCACTTCCTGCAAATGTCAACAAGGACAGTGTCTCAGCTGAATTTTT GGATGGATTTCTACAAATTATTATTCCTAAAATATAA
- the LOC126696104 gene encoding uncharacterized protein LOC126696104 has protein sequence MSSPTNSQQEHHSQDPNNMTTQNQDQDQDQDQQNPQSQDPQSPLTLTLQIEDPQNPSHDQTPAIQDEPTPLFSPKTTTADSHYHVFSRRAPKRNKKNAHKRRISLEKSQKKFKALIEILNPIPFLPSKTLDFLSHEKLLRRLGLWDFVHIEFDRSLRTDLLAQLIANYSSQGRCSYVESVRVNLNRADLARALRLPLPVKKGAATSVVEVDSLGSAEEIGFLEDLVSNWILLHEDTWMMPNEVLNWTKVIKEGNFEKMDWASLIWFMVEKELVQSPNLVNCYYASHLQHLIRSQREELLMEAPKAEVDVEDVKDDDDEDELSMLKEPPKVVLEAVEEVKDDDNESTPPKEAPKVVVEEVEEVKGNDNVEEDLLGSAGDVKMAEAEDFQVQGSEEESRVCELEEHKIELSLGHDNAERVEEKVEGVEEKAEKVEEKMEVEVENVKERVGDEDVMDYEQCREESKEQDEDVVDFEQCREESKEQDEGAQWLLDGKSSLGDLGEPFLRPCNVGEVRGLVSEEEEKKREEEEEVEEEGQDEEEEEEEEEEEEEEEGEREVGGFNLSPKCNPLDSLAPGGSLIPDMHMPFSSGLEIRDHLAVDFLSSRDDSRLLSAGTSLFGNANKRGIDHENDNIHNSFNGGNKRLRSDGSWDGKATDFDMCMEQIQHWMGKTRTVYAAKEQACAEATVNQQFLLNELQQRETMIDHLRTVKFEEQQKRQVEVYRLERELFLMGNLLEGYRKALKETNRAFSEYRARCPQPEEPLYKDVPGSGGLVLSTMELEKRRLKQEEEDRMNRLLIERKVKDFEGGWVHKFESHSEAVNLLGNRLLDVENRVKVVKESFAKSRVSETSEGAPNEPCTSQ, from the coding sequence ATGAGCTCTCCCACCAATTCCCAACAAGAACACCACTCTCAAGACCCAAACAACATGACCACTCaaaatcaagatcaagatcaagatcaagatcaacaaaacccacaatcTCAAGATCCCCAATCCCCACTAACCCTAACCCTTCAAATTGAAGACCCACAAAACCCATCTCACGATCAAACCCCAGCAATCCAAGACGAACCAACCCCACTCTTCTCTCCCAAAACCACCACCGCCGACTCCCACTACCACGTCTTCTCTCGCCGAGCCCCAAAGCGAAACAAGAAGAACGCCCACAAGCGCCGAATCTCTCTCGAAAAGTCCCAGAAGAAATTCAAAGCCCTAATCGAAATCCTCAACCCAATTCCCTTTTTGCCCTCTAAAACCCTAGACTTTCTGAGCCACGAGAAGCTTCTAAGGCGCCTCGGTTTGTGGGATTTCGTTCATATTGAGTTCGATAGGTCTCTCCGCACCGACCTTCTCGCTCAGCTCATTGCTAATTACAGTTCCCAGGGTCGTTGTAGTTATGTTGAGTCGGTTCGTGTTAATCTCAACCGTGCCGATCTGGCTCGGGCGTTGAGGTTGCCGTTGCCGGTGAAGAAGGGCGCCGCCACGtcggtggtggaggtggactcgCTGGGGTCGGCGGAGGAGATTGGGTTTTTGGAGGATTTGGTGTCGAATTGGATTCTTTTGCACGAGGATACGTGGATGATGCCAAATGAGGTGTTGAATTGGACCAAGGTGATTAAGGAAGGGaattttgagaagatggatTGGGCTAGTTTGATTTGGTTTATGGTCGAGAAGGAGCTTGTGCAATCGCCAAATCTGGTTAATTGTTATTACGCCTCGCATTTGCAGCATCTCATAAGGTCGCAGCGCGAGGAGTTGCTGATGGAGGCACCTAAGGCGGAGGTGGATGTGGAGGATGTGAAGGATGATGACGATGAAGATGAATTATCTATGCTGAAGGAGCCACCTAAGGTGGTGCTGGAGGCAGTGGAGGAGGTGAAGGACGATGACAATGAGTCCACGCCGCCGAAGGAGGCACCTaaggtggtggtggaggaagTGGAGGAGGTGAAGGGCAATGACAATGTGGAGGAAGATTTGTTGGGTAGTGCTGGAGATGTTAAGATGGCCGAGGCTGAAGATTTTCAGGTGCAGGGATCAGAGGAAGAATCTCGGGTTTGTGAATTGGAGGAGCATAAAATTGAATTGAGTCTTGGGCATGATAATGCAGAGAGAGTTGAAGAGAAGGTGGAGGGAGTTGAAGAAAAGGCGGAGAAGGTTGAAGAGAAGATGGAGGTTGAGGTTGAGAATGTTAAGGAGCGTGTTGGGGATGAAGATGTTATGGATTATGAGCAATGTAGGGAGGAAAGTAAGGAGCAGGATGAGGATGTTGTGGATTTTGAGCAATGTAGGGAGGAAAGTAAGGAGCAGGACGAGGGTGCGCAGTGGCTTTTGGATGGGAAGAGCAGTTTGGGTGATTTGGGGGAACCATTTTTGAGGCCATGCAATGTGGGCGAAGTTAGGGGCTTGGTTagtgaggaggaggagaagaagagagaagaagaggaagaagtagaGGAAGAAGGACAAGacgaagaagaggaagaggaagaagaagaagaagaagaagaagaagaaggtgaacGGGAGGTTGGTGGGTTCAATCTTTCGCCCAAGTGCAATCCGCTAGACAGTTTGGCTCCGGGGGGGAGTCTAATTCCGGATATGCACATGCCTTTTAGCTCGGGGTTGGAAATCCGTGATCATTTGGCAGTTGACTTTTTGTCGTCTAGGGATGATAGTAGGTTACTGTCTGCTGGTACGTCACTTTTTGGTAATGCTAACAAGAGGGGGATTGATCATGAGAATGATAACATTCATAACTCTTTTAATGGTGGTAATAAGAGGTTGAGGAGTGACGGGTCATGGGATGGTAAAGCAACTGACTTTGATATGTGTATGGAGCAAATACAACATTGGATGGGGAAAACTAGGACAGTGTATGCAGCAAAAGAACAGGCTTGTGCGGAAGCTACTGTGAATCAACAGTTCCTACTGAATGAGTTGCAGCAGCGAGAAACCATGATTGATCACTTGCGCACTGTTAAGTTTGAAGAGCAACAGAAGAGACAAGTGGAGGTGTACCGGCTCGAGCGTGAgctttttttgatgggaaatcTATTAGAGGGTTATAGGAAGGCCTTGAAAGAAACGAATAGGGCATTTTCTGAATACAGGGCACGCTGCCCGCAGCCTGAAGAGCCACTTTACAAGGATGTTCCTGGATCTGGAGGGCTTGTTTTGAGCACCATGGAACTGGAAAAGCGACGCCTGaagcaagaagaagaagacaggaTGAACCGTTTGCTGATCGAGAGGAAAGTTAAAGACTTTGAAGGAGGATGGGTTCATAAATTTGAATCACATTCTGAGGCGGTTAATTTGCTTGGTAATAGGTTGCTGGATGTTGAGAATCGAGTGAAAGTAGTTAAGGAGTCTTTTGCGAAAAGTAGGGTTTCAGAAACGTCAGAAGGGGCTCCCAATGAACCATGCACTTCTCAGTAA
- the LOC126696102 gene encoding uncharacterized protein LOC126696102 isoform X2: protein MEIQAARRRINLIAAHFSPTDDISVTNVLPMNCSSSLNSVLRRCDNRMFFARQGSVSQANFMRQATIEENCNSSLNSVIQRCDNRMFFARQGSVSQANFMRQATTKEINPAESGLPLKPSGYKGSYNDSEAPLFSRPVKKEPDFANVAQPVVQGCMLTVPEPPKFAGPGKRTSGGKKLHSKKKIHTSESNGIEWSPRMDVAESGCNYVVTVEIPGVNRHDIRVEIDDQKLTVQGRRSTQYWKVSGFSNDSISAYHKQEILQGPYQVVWPLPANVNKDSVSAEFLDGFLQIIIPKI, encoded by the exons ATGGAGATCCAAGCGGCCAGACGAAGAATCAACTTGATTGCAGCTCACTTCTCACCTACTGATGATATCTCTGTCACCAATGTCCTCCCAATG AACTGCAGTAGCAGTTTAAACTCTGTGCTCCGGAGGTGTGATAACAGGATGTTTTTTGCAAGGCAAGGATCTGTTTCTCAAGCTAATTTCATGAGGCAGGCTACCATTGAAGAG AACTGCAATAGCAGTTTAAACTCTGTGATCCAAAGGTGTGATAATAGGATGTTTTTTGCAAGGCAAGGATCTGTTTCTCAAGCTAATTTTATGAGGCAGGCTACTACTAAAGAG ATCAATCCAGCTGAGTCTGGTTTGCCTCTCAAACCCTCTGGTTATAAGGGATCTTATAATGATTCTGAGGCACCATTATTCTCTAGACCTGTGAAGAAAGAACCAGACTTTGCAAATGTTGCCCAACCTGTGGTGCAAGGTTGCATGTTAACCGTGCCTGAGCCTCCTAAGTTTGCTGGACCAGGCAAAAGAACCAGTGGAGGTAAGAAATTGCATTCCAAGAAGAAAATACACACCTCTGAATCTAATG GAATTGAGTGGTCTCCCAGGATGGATGTTGCAGAATCAGGATGCAATTATGTTGTGACAGTGGAAATTCCAGGCGTCAATCGCCATGACATTAGAGTGGAGATTGATGACCAGAA ATTAACTGTACAGGGTAGACGCTCAACCCAGTACTGGAAAGTGTCAGGTTTTTCAAATGATTCAATCTCTGCATATCACAAACAAGAGATTTTACAAGGACCATACCAGGTAGTATGGCCACTTCCTGCAAATGTCAACAAGGACAGTGTCTCAGCTGAATTTTT GGATGGATTTCTACAAATTATTATTCCTAAAATATAA
- the LOC126696366 gene encoding uncharacterized protein LOC126696366 produces the protein MCFGDFNFVLNEDEALSGKNGSSSTNYLKDLMFEVHAIDLGYSGGKYTWVKGKWGNAAIKRRLDRGIANISRRLAYPRATITHLGAIGPDHTSIVLNMNPQSCFAHQPFRFEVA, from the coding sequence ATGTGCTTCGGGGACTTCAACTTTGTGCTTAACGAAGATGAAGCATTAAGTGGTAAAAATGGCAGCTCCTCAACAAACTATCTCAAGGACTTGATGTTCGAGGTCCATGCTATTGATTTAGGATACTCTGGTGGCAAATACACTTGGGTGAAAGGTAAATGGGGGAATGCCGCAATTAAAAGAAGACTGGATCGAGGAATTGCTAACATTTCAAGGAGGCTAGCATACCCGAGAGCAACAATAACTCATCTTGGTGCCATAGGTCCTGATCATACTTCTATTGTTCTCAACATGAACCCTCAATCCTGCTTTGCTCACCAACCTTTCAGATTTGAGGTTGCCTAG
- the LOC126696102 gene encoding uncharacterized protein LOC126696102 isoform X3, which produces MEIQAARRRINLIAAHFSPTDDISVTNVLPMNCSSSLNSVLRRCDNRMFFARQGSVSQANFMRQATIEENCSSEQATIEENCNSSLNSVIQRCDNRMFFARQGSVSQANFMRQATTKEINPAESGLPLKPSGYKGSYNDSEAPLFSRPVKKEPDFANVAQPVVQGCMLTVPEPPKFAGPGKRTSGGIEWSPRMDVAESGCNYVVTVEIPGVNRHDIRVEIDDQKLTVQGRRSTQYWKVSGFSNDSISAYHKQEILQGPYQVVWPLPANVNKDSVSAEFLDGFLQIIIPKI; this is translated from the exons ATGGAGATCCAAGCGGCCAGACGAAGAATCAACTTGATTGCAGCTCACTTCTCACCTACTGATGATATCTCTGTCACCAATGTCCTCCCAATG AACTGCAGTAGCAGTTTAAACTCTGTGCTCCGGAGGTGTGATAACAGGATGTTTTTTGCAAGGCAAGGATCTGTTTCTCAAGCTAATTTCATGAGGCAGGCTACCATTGAAGAG AACTGCAGTAGTGAGCAGGCTACCATTGAAGAG AACTGCAATAGCAGTTTAAACTCTGTGATCCAAAGGTGTGATAATAGGATGTTTTTTGCAAGGCAAGGATCTGTTTCTCAAGCTAATTTTATGAGGCAGGCTACTACTAAAGAG ATCAATCCAGCTGAGTCTGGTTTGCCTCTCAAACCCTCTGGTTATAAGGGATCTTATAATGATTCTGAGGCACCATTATTCTCTAGACCTGTGAAGAAAGAACCAGACTTTGCAAATGTTGCCCAACCTGTGGTGCAAGGTTGCATGTTAACCGTGCCTGAGCCTCCTAAGTTTGCTGGACCAGGCAAAAGAACCAGTGGAG GAATTGAGTGGTCTCCCAGGATGGATGTTGCAGAATCAGGATGCAATTATGTTGTGACAGTGGAAATTCCAGGCGTCAATCGCCATGACATTAGAGTGGAGATTGATGACCAGAA ATTAACTGTACAGGGTAGACGCTCAACCCAGTACTGGAAAGTGTCAGGTTTTTCAAATGATTCAATCTCTGCATATCACAAACAAGAGATTTTACAAGGACCATACCAGGTAGTATGGCCACTTCCTGCAAATGTCAACAAGGACAGTGTCTCAGCTGAATTTTT GGATGGATTTCTACAAATTATTATTCCTAAAATATAA
- the LOC126696081 gene encoding phragmoplastin DRP1E-like: protein MVRTYIEKPNCIILAISSANQDVATSDAIKLAREVDATGERTFGVLTKLDLMDKGTNALDVIEGRSYRLHHPWVGIVNRSQADINKNVDILVARCKEWEYFATSPDSGHLASKMGSECLAKLLSKHLESVIWAQISSITSLINKSIEELESEMDHHGRPIAVDAGDHLYTILELCHAFDRIFKIRWPGSDQIYGVFDNHCFKETSI from the exons ATGGTTCGAACTTATATTGAGAAG CCTAATTGTATCATACTTGCAATATCTTCAGCCAATCAAGATGTTGCGACATCAGATGCTATCAAACTTGCTAGGGAAGTGGATGCTACTG GAGAGAGGACATTTGGTGTGTTGACAAAGTTGGATTTGATGGACAAAGGAACTAATGCATTGGAT GTTATTGAAGGAAGATCGTATCGTTTGCATCATCCTTGGGTTGGAATTGTTAACCGTTCCCAGGCTGacattaataaaaatgttgacaTATTAGTTGCGAGGTGCAAGGAGTGGGAGTACTTTGCAACCAGTCCTGACTCTGGACACTTAGCCAGTAAAATGGGTTCAGAGTGTCTTGCAAAACTTCTCTCAAAG CACCTGGAGTCTGTAATTTGGGCTCAGATTTCAAGTATAACATCTCTAATTaataaaagcattgaggaacTTGAGTCGGAGATGGATCATCATGGTAGACCTATTGCCGTTGATGCTGGG GACCATTTGTACACTATCTTGGAACTTTGCCATGCATTCGACCGGATTTTCAAG aTTAGGTGGCCTGGAAGTGATCAAATTTATGGAGTCTTTGACAACCACTGCTTTAAGGAAACTTCCATTTGA